The following are from one region of the Corylus avellana chromosome ca1, CavTom2PMs-1.0 genome:
- the LOC132164367 gene encoding uncharacterized protein LOC132164367 isoform X3: MPNFMENVKFARTCQPIWKAWALDCIGSAFNVKGAMECPNCREIENGVWRHFENQSPEIIDEETYDEDAEEFEMPTQGIHGCPHGWIHPQAPVDSSAGLAYQGNNDQTHCSFPQMQPSSNSLSPVVDASMSSGMRSSNGSSGWLPAGHTAASSQEETRNVNPESLANLADQHLLQHVLAHDRIVERLNAQLNRIQERLNSEFHQFFPDNTHPSSDV, from the exons ATGCCTAATTTCA TGGAGAATGTCAAGTTTGCCAGGACTTGCCAACCTATTTGGAAGGCTTGGGCTTTAG ATTGCATTGGTTCTGCATTTAATGTAAAAGGTGCTATGGAATGCCCTAATTGTCGTGAAATTGAAAATGGTGTGTGGCGGCATTTTGAGAATCAAAGTCCTGAAATCATAGATGAGGAGACTTATGATGAGGACGCTGAAGAGTTTGAAATG CCAACTCAGGGAATTCATGGGTGCCCTCATGGATG GATTCATCCTCAAGCACCTGTTGACTCTTCAGCTGGTTTAGCTTATCAAGGCAACAATGATCAAACTCATTGCAGCTTTCCCCAGATGCAGCCATCAAGCAATTCACTGTCACCAGTGGTGGATGCTTCCATGTCATCCGGGATGAGGTCATCAAATGGATCAAGTGGCTGGCTTCCAGCAGGGCACACAGCAGCATCATCACAAGAAGAGACCCGGAACGTCAACCCTGAATCTTTGGCTAACTTGGCTGACCAGCACCTCCTACAACATGTTCTTGCTCATGATCGTATTGTGGAAAGATTGAACGCTCAACTCAACCGTATTCAGGAAAGACTCAACTCTGAATTTCATCAATTCTTCCCTGATAACACACATCCATCTTCGGATGTGTGA
- the LOC132168227 gene encoding universal stress protein PHOS32-like: MAKNIPVMLVAVDESEHSFYALEWTLDHFFAPKVSHSFKLHVIHARPSPASLLGMGGIGSGEFVTILETDLKRTATRTIEKAKAICRDKSVDNVSMEIVEGDPRNVLCDAVERNRAPILVLGSHGYGVVKRAVLGSVSDYCAHHAHCTVMIVKRPKLKH, translated from the exons ATGGCGAAGAATATTCCAGTGATGTTGGTTGCTGTGGACGAGAGTGAGCATAGCTTCTATGCTCTGGAGTGGACGCTGGACCATTTTTTTGCTCCAAAAGTCAGCCATTCTTTCAAGCTCCATGTCATTCACGCCAGACCTTCGCCGGCTTCTTTGCTCGGAATGGGTGGAATTG GATCTGGAGAATTTGTGACGATTCTGGAGACAGATTTGAAGAGGACAGCAACTCGGACGATTGAAAAGGCCAAGGCCATCTGCAGAGATAAATCT GTTGATAATGTGTCCATGGAAATAGTTGAAGGAGATCCCAGGAATGTTCTATGCGATGCTGTAGAGAGAAACCGGGCACCAATTCTGGTACTGGGTAGTCATGGTTATGGGGTAGtgaaaag GGCGGTTCTAGGCAGCGTAAGTGACTACTGTGCTCACCATGCTCACTGTACTGTGATGATTGTCAAGAGGCCCAAGCTCAAGCACTGA
- the LOC132164367 gene encoding uncharacterized protein LOC132164367 isoform X2, whose product MPNFTFSVSVENVKFARTCQPIWKAWALDCIGSAFNVKGAMECPNCREIENGVWRHFENQSPEIIDEETYDEDAEEFEMPTQGIHGCPHGWIHPQAPVDSSAGLAYQGNNDQTHCSFPQMQPSSNSLSPVVDASMSSGMRSSNGSSGWLPAGHTAASSQEETRNVNPESLANLADQHLLQHVLAHDRIVERLNAQLNRIQERLNSEFHQFFPDNTHPSSDV is encoded by the exons ATGCCTAATTTCA CATTTTCTGTATCAGTGGAGAATGTCAAGTTTGCCAGGACTTGCCAACCTATTTGGAAGGCTTGGGCTTTAG ATTGCATTGGTTCTGCATTTAATGTAAAAGGTGCTATGGAATGCCCTAATTGTCGTGAAATTGAAAATGGTGTGTGGCGGCATTTTGAGAATCAAAGTCCTGAAATCATAGATGAGGAGACTTATGATGAGGACGCTGAAGAGTTTGAAATG CCAACTCAGGGAATTCATGGGTGCCCTCATGGATG GATTCATCCTCAAGCACCTGTTGACTCTTCAGCTGGTTTAGCTTATCAAGGCAACAATGATCAAACTCATTGCAGCTTTCCCCAGATGCAGCCATCAAGCAATTCACTGTCACCAGTGGTGGATGCTTCCATGTCATCCGGGATGAGGTCATCAAATGGATCAAGTGGCTGGCTTCCAGCAGGGCACACAGCAGCATCATCACAAGAAGAGACCCGGAACGTCAACCCTGAATCTTTGGCTAACTTGGCTGACCAGCACCTCCTACAACATGTTCTTGCTCATGATCGTATTGTGGAAAGATTGAACGCTCAACTCAACCGTATTCAGGAAAGACTCAACTCTGAATTTCATCAATTCTTCCCTGATAACACACATCCATCTTCGGATGTGTGA
- the LOC132164367 gene encoding uncharacterized protein LOC132164367 isoform X1: MAAKALGPSSSSTVNCTVCLDDVSDSCGRTVVKLRCSHLFHLDCIGSAFNVKGAMECPNCREIENGVWRHFENQSPEIIDEETYDEDAEEFEMPTQGIHGCPHGWIHPQAPVDSSAGLAYQGNNDQTHCSFPQMQPSSNSLSPVVDASMSSGMRSSNGSSGWLPAGHTAASSQEETRNVNPESLANLADQHLLQHVLAHDRIVERLNAQLNRIQERLNSEFHQFFPDNTHPSSDV, encoded by the exons ATGGCTGCTAAGGCTCTGGGACCGTCGTCGTCCTCGACCGTCAATTGCACCGTCTGCTTGGATGACGTGTCCGATTCCTGTGGCAGAACTGTCGTGAAACTCCGCTGCTCTCATCTGTTTCATCTAG ATTGCATTGGTTCTGCATTTAATGTAAAAGGTGCTATGGAATGCCCTAATTGTCGTGAAATTGAAAATGGTGTGTGGCGGCATTTTGAGAATCAAAGTCCTGAAATCATAGATGAGGAGACTTATGATGAGGACGCTGAAGAGTTTGAAATG CCAACTCAGGGAATTCATGGGTGCCCTCATGGATG GATTCATCCTCAAGCACCTGTTGACTCTTCAGCTGGTTTAGCTTATCAAGGCAACAATGATCAAACTCATTGCAGCTTTCCCCAGATGCAGCCATCAAGCAATTCACTGTCACCAGTGGTGGATGCTTCCATGTCATCCGGGATGAGGTCATCAAATGGATCAAGTGGCTGGCTTCCAGCAGGGCACACAGCAGCATCATCACAAGAAGAGACCCGGAACGTCAACCCTGAATCTTTGGCTAACTTGGCTGACCAGCACCTCCTACAACATGTTCTTGCTCATGATCGTATTGTGGAAAGATTGAACGCTCAACTCAACCGTATTCAGGAAAGACTCAACTCTGAATTTCATCAATTCTTCCCTGATAACACACATCCATCTTCGGATGTGTGA